CATCATCTGGATATGCCTCAAATTCCTCCTCTTCACTTTGAACAAGATCAGTTTGCTGACATCAGAAATAAAACTTCACCGAAGTTAGTCCCTCAAAATTTATTTACGGCCAAATTTTTTGGTTGCAAGTTTAATACAGCAGAATCCATCATACTTTACCTACCAataatttttggggtttttcaaaaACTCATTCACATTAGTACCTGCTCCTTCACATTTGACTGCATATTGAAAGATCTCTGTTTCTCGGTATGTTGACGAGTACTTGAGAGTGATTGACGTCTCTCTGCTGAACCAGAAAACTTAGCCTTCATTTCAGCTCTGCTTCGCTCAAGGCTATCATGCATGGCTTTCAATTTTGCCTCCTTCTCTGCCCTTTTAGATCCCCATTCTTCCCTCAACTTTGCATCTCTTTTCTGCATGTACTTCTCATAGAACTTTCCTCTAGAATCATCAGAGAAACTAAGGTCAGAAAAGGTCTTCCTGAGAGTATCGGTGCCCTGATTATCCAACACCTTCATCGACGGAGGAGTATGGAAGTCCGCCACCTTATCTGAATTCCCACTTAAGTCAATTGCTAAGTTCTTCTCAGGCAGTTTAACAGGAGCTATCTCTTGGACTGCTGATTTCTTATGCTGCAATGCCACTGGTTCTATCTGGGAATCAGTGGGTTTACTTCTTCGGGCGGAGCTGGACTGATCAACAGGAAGGCGAAGCTTGTGTTCTGCAAAGAGCTTTTCCAACTCATTAGCCTTCATCTTAAGCTCGTCATTGAGTTCCTGGTTTCCTTTAGATTGCCGTGCCCTCTGAACTTGCTCCATTGGGTTTGATGAAGTCATAGTCAACGTCTCTTGACTCTCAAGAGCCTTTCTACTGGGAAAAGGTAATTTACTATTCACATATGAGGAGCCACCCTCATCCCTCTTTCCTTGAGTCCTCTTAATGTGTTCAGAATGACTCCTCCTAATTTGTTCAGAAAGAGCTGTAACTGGCTTTTGAAACTTCAGTTTTGGGATATGAGATTCTTCTGCCACGGTTTGCACCTCCACAGGTGCCACCAAGTCCATAGCTGCTTCTTCAGATTCCCCGGTAAGGGATCTCCACTTTGGTTGAGTTGTCAATCGATCCCCACCGATTCCTTTGTCTTGCATTTCTCTAGCTTTAAGTCCTACACCACCTTCAATTTGCCCAGAAAAAGATCGAGAATGTCCATGGAAACCCCTACGATGGGATTTAACCTGCGTTGGATCTTTTATGACAGGATCATCTATTCCACTCCCACTTCTACTTTTGGATGTCACATCCCCAACCCTGCTCAGGAAACCTCCAGTCTTATTCTTGGAAGCAGCCTGATTTTTCATCCCAGCTCCTTCCTTTTTATATGCAGAGCCCATCGGTTGCACCTCAACATCCGCCAATTCCATGTTTCCACCACCTTCACCTCCTGCTAAGGAGTTAACCTTTTCTTCTGCATCCTCCTGACTGCTTACCCCTATCTGCTGTACCCTACCAGTAAAGGGTCTAGTTTGGGTCATTGAACTTGTTAGATCCTTCAGACTGGTGCTTCCACCATCTGTCTCATCTTCTTTTCCTGATAAGCAGACAGTGCTCTGCACTTCAGCATGCTCTTTCGGTCCAGCATCGCCAAATTTAACCAAGTCACTCTTACTATCACTATTAAAAGAACCAGTGCTATCAGTCAAAACCTTTTGGTTTCTATCCTCAGACAAAGCAGAAGAAATGGTATGTTTTTCCTGAGAAATAGAAGTTGAGGAGGGCGTACACAAAGGGCTTTCGCCATTGTTCTCTCTCTTGTCAGCACTCAAGTCAATGCTCATATCACTTGCACCACTCCATCTCCTCAACACAGCCTTCTCAACTGCAGCAGGTGCTGACGAAACATCAGAGGAGAGCCTTCTCAGCTCGACAGACTTGCCCACAGAAGGTTTGCTACCACTGCCGCTGTTAGAATTCTCCTTCTGTTTGCTTTCAAAGAGATTTATGCGGTCCTGAACGCTGAGACGCCTACCTGGTTGACTTATCTGGATGGGTGGtgattcttcatcttttttctctttcgctTCTATGTCTTTCTCGTTCGAATTATCATTTCGAGTAGGAAATGCAGTGGAGGCCTTGGTCTGTTGACTAGCGGAGGCTTTTGATTGGTCTGACTGATTTCCCACAGTTTGGGCAGCACATAGCTCTTGGTCAATCGAGTGTCTGTTTGAATGCACTAACAGGGGCCGAGAGGGTGCAGTTTGATCTTCTGTGGGATCATCAAGGGACATGTCAGATTCACATGAAGATCTGATTCCTCTCTCAGCAGCACCTGACTTCCACAAGGGGTGCAGGTCTGGCCTTCTATGGCACAGTGACAGGAATTTGGAGCAAGCTTCACTACACAAGTCAAACATAGTTTGTAATCAAAACACTTGAAAGGAATCAGAAGTATGAACATGCTTGCAGAAGTATGCTGTCTAACAAATTATAACAGAAAAATTACTAAGCGGAAAAAAGAATGAAGTTGAGAGCTGTTCTTGCACAAGTAAACATTTAATCATTTTACAAGACCCAGCCATAAATTGTGGTACCCTGACTTCTAAGATCATTACAACCCCAACATTATATCAACGATCACATCTGCGTGGCTGCTTGTGATTCTAAACTAGGATGATGGCAGTTCCTTCTGCCCTGGACTTCTCTTCCTATAAAAATCAAGCAAGTATAAACTTTGGAGACGACAGGACAAATTAGAATTTTGTACCGGTCAACCAAATTGAGTCACATGCATTTTGCAGGAAGTGGATGATCGTAACAGTGAGAAACGTCTCAGTTGATTAAGCGCACATATATTCTGACCCAGCAAACACCAACATCAGACAACAGTACAGCCATCCGAGGCCTCTATCCTCGCTTGGAGAAAGGTTTTCACAAGGACAATGGAACACATTGGAGTTTCTAAATTTCTGCCTTGCCAAAGATGAAAGGTGCTTTCTTATCCtcagaaataaataaacaaaaacagcTGAAAAGATGAGCTCATGACCACATCGAGTGGGAAATCCCACTCCATCAAACGGACAAACCTCtattggaattttttatatCAGAAACCCTTAAAAGTCATGGGAACCATAGATAACTTCTACTATTTACATGATACTTCAGCATAATCTTTATTGTGCATTTGTGGATGGAATCTGTGAGGCCACTAAATGTGAATCTTTTGTGTAGGGGCATAAGTGTCAACACCCCAATTTTGGATGATACTCTTTGCTAAAGTTCTAAACTCAGCAATTAACTACTGTATTTCTTCCAGCAAAGGCTTCTCATCATTAATCAAACATTTAGCAGAAATATACAAAGCCTCAGGTTTGCAAAGATGTCATTAAGAAATAAAGCAGAGCCTTCAACACCGACATAACGCTTCAATGCACTTTTAGTAGAAATTATATGTGTGGAAAGGAGGACAAAACATCAAAGGAAACATAAAAGTCGCAAGTGGTTCAAAAGGCTAAGAAAAGAAATGGCTGTATCTATGCCAAAAACAAAGGGGCCAGAAAACTACCATAGTACTCCCAACTAAATGTTTAGATCATTCCACCGGCTTCTATAGGAAGCATTTCAAACTGAGAAACTTCACACGCATGATAACTCTATTGGAAAATACAAGATTAAGAAAAACATGAGCATTCTGACTATGAGGCATCAATCGGGTCATGAGTCTCAATAAAAATATGCCAGAAGGATCAGTCACATAGAAGTAGTTTCTTACTTCAGTTGATTAGCTCCAAAGCAATCCGCAAAGAGTTGGAGGTCAGAGACACTATCAGGGTTAAAACCAGCAGCAGAAGCTCGAGTACATGCAGTGGTTAAGTCCTGCCTAACTGCGGCAAGCCGTACATCAATAGCCCTTAGAAGTTCCTTCCTGAATAATTAGAAGAAATTAGAAGAAGGAAATGGAAATAGAATGACGTTTGAAAAAAGTTCAACTAGCTTTCTCATGCaatcaaaacatgcatgcacaTGACAGAATAGCATATGTACAGCTGAGTGTACGAATGGACAGATGCACATATTCGATAGTAGCTATATAACTTAGCAAGAGACTTTATGggatttcagaaaaataaagacCATAGGCTAAGATGATTGCTACCATCCATACTTGGTGTGACTAATCAATATCTACTAAAGAGTACTCTCCGTAAAACAAATGAACCAGAGCTGCATAACAAAAAGTGAAGCTATTCTTGTTTCCATTTACCCTGGAGATTAATCACTTGTAACAAACATGTTAAAGCTCATGTTGTGAAAATCCAAGTCATTGggaaaaattaaacaatttcACAAAGGAACAGATAACTATGTGTGAAAAATCTGGAAGAGGAATTTTTCCCCAAATATTTTGTGGCTGACATCAACAGCAGATTACAGGGGGCCTTACAATTAGTAATATTCAAAGAATCCACTCCTACTTTGGTAGAATTAAATTCCCTTTGGATAACTAATTAAATGACCACTTCCAACAAAAATGATGTACAAACAGATATTCAAAACTTATTCTTCGAGGCGTTTCATATGTAATTGTAAAATTCTCGAGGagcaaattttcaaataaaattaataatactTGTGGAAAATAGCAACTGATATGaatgtattttattaatatgacaTAAGCACATGTAACTTTACCCCCACAATCCCTCCCAAACAGAAACTATCATAGATCCAGTGTGGCTGCCATGCACAGAAAGAATACAAAAGAAACCGATGGAAATATATGATTGAGCAACAAAATTAGATGGCGAGGGAGGTGTTTATTATCTACACTCATGTAGTCTCTCTCCACCTTATAATTAAGCTTTCGGGCTAGAAATGTTAACagaattggtttttttttttttttaaagtaataaaCAAGAATTACTTTAACACTCCTCAACGTgtacaaatcaaatcaaaccatataaagaaTGCAATGGAGTTGAAAAAATGGCGATtaagataaatgaaaagaaCCACAAACAAAATGAAACATTAAATGGGGCATGAAGAActgaaatttgattatgttaaaatATCCAGCCCAGTGATGGAAGCTATTATGTGGAGCGATACTACATTAATACAACATTGCTATAAACCCCTAAGCAAATGACATGGAATACTTAGGCAAGTTCAATATAGACCAACTCTACAGGCAAAGCTACACTAATTATTCCTGCAGATTCAGTGAGATTTTCTACAGAAGTTTAGAAAAATAACTTCAGTCAGTTGgctttttaataaattgaggAAAAGACAATTACTTTGTTGCATCAGCTGCCGCGATTCCTGCTTCATCACCACCTGCAGAAAGAATGTATCATAAATAAAGTTAAAATATAAAGCAGTTGTTTTCCCATCAGATCCTAGTTTTTTCAGTTGTAGCATTGAGAATCCAATTAGCTTCAAACATTCTTAAACAAGTTCCTTAAACACTTCTACACTGTGCATCTTCACAACCTGTATCAATTATAAGTGCTACAAGATGAATTGTGGAGATTGTATCCCACATTGATTGTTTTCAAGGATGACTCATTTTGAGTTCTGTGACTAATTTGTTGCACAATCTCTGCCTATCATATGTTGATAGGCAAAATTCACTTCCCTTTTGGATGTGGGAAATCAACATTACTTATATTTGAAAACAACAGAGATGATGAGACTGACGAAGGAAGAAGTGTATTTTTGGCTTTAAATATTTCACGCAAGTTTCATGAAGCGTTCTGGTACCCCTGCTCAGCACGATATTCCCAGTTCCTGATCCAAACTCTTCAGTACTTATATACACTACATGATGGAATTCATAAACACATTATATAGTTCAGGGACACGCAAATGCAGAAACTTGAGAAGAATCGCAATTGCTGCAGTTAAGTGACTGCATATATCACACCACTCAGTCACATGAACATCCCCCAAAGAAAGCTGGATCTATATAAATATCCAAGGATGGTCcccagaaattcaaaaaaagggaaaacataGATCCATATACatggagagaaaaaaatctatttcagtaTTTGTGCTCAGATATCCAACAGAATTAAGAATAATCAAGCCAGGCCTGATTAGGGTGGACGACATACCTGAGGCATCAGTATTATGATCCCTAGACCCCTGAGACAGTAAGTTGTGGAAGTCAGCTAGATTAATGATATTGGCTTCCCATTTAAATCATGAAAACTCTACACCAAGATGAAAGGTAGATTACCATTGAATAGATTCTTCGAGCTGCTTCCAATTGAGACATTTCTGCATCAAATGTATTCACCAGTTCCAAGACCTCTGGAGTACTAACAAAGCGAACAAACCTGAAACCAAACAGTGCCTACAGAATTAAAGATGCCCACAACTTTATGAAAGTTTACAGCACCACTGTTGTTCTAGCAGGCTGATAAACGCAGTGACATGGGCATTACCGCTCCAGAGTTCCCTTTGTGAACCATGTTTCCCCATCATTATGCTTTCTTGTTTCGAGTTTTATCGACTGCGCCGCCCGGGCAAATTGCTCTTCAGCAACCTTTAGATGTGCTACAAATGGCTTTACCAAACCCGATGCCAGCTTCTCAGAATTCCCATTGCTAGAAACAATCAATTCACACCTACCCAAAAAGGAAACATTTGTATAACAAGACTATAAAAGCAACTATAAAAGCACCAACAATCGAAAAACAGATTACGTAAAACCATCGAAAGACTCTCTCACCGTGAACGCTTCGGTGAGAGCTGGAAGACAGCATGATCAAGAGGCATTTCCGACTTCATTCTTCCAGGCTTTTATCTACTCAATTTATCCTCCACCCTTTCATTTAGCAGGACACACATCCCCCGCCCCTAGATCCCTGTAGCCGTCGGCATaatcagaaaaaccaaaaaagcaCCTCAAAGGCACAATGTAGCATAGTCGAAGATGATAATCAACACAGAAAAGGTCAAGCAAACCAGGCAACtgcaatcaaacataaaacACACGACCCGAGCAGAGGAACAGATGATTCAGCAAGTCCACTGTCCACTGGACCAAATAGAAACGCAATTGCTCGAGCTGGCCGACAAAAGACCAATCTTGACACAACAGATCTCATCAAAATCCATCGACGAGCAAAATGCAGCAAAACTTCCAGCTCCCGGCCCAAGACAAGACGCCCACAGCACACCCCCACGGCACCGCACACAATCCAGATCTGATTCCGACGAGAAAACCACAAAACGAGCGCGACTCGAACTCATCGACAGGCCGCGGACAGCGACCGACGACACGTGCGGACACGCGGGACGCGGAAATGCGAGCTCCCGAAACCCCCGAATCGGAGCTTGAGACCCGGGCCGACGCGGGCAATCGAGTGAGATCTTCCCCACCGATTGCCCGCTCCCATCGCCAAGGCGGCGTCGCGCATCGGGCTCACCTGCTCGGGGGCGGCTGCTCGCCGCTGATCCAAATCGCGCGCGCACCGATGAACCGGCCCTTCCTCCTTCGGAGTGGATTTTTTGAACTCCGGGAGTAGCCAGCAACCTGTCCTTCGAGGAACTAACCTAACAGTGACTCTGCATTATCTTTGCTTCACTCGTTTCTCAAAtgtacctctctctctctctctctctctctctctctacaccttGAAGAtacagtagagagagaaagtggtgGTGGAgctgggaagagagagaaaccaaaAATCAAACTGTGcgtctcttcttctccttctccttctccttccttttttttttttgttttttttttttttggggttgcgCTTCGGACAAACGCTCTGTTTTATGCGAATTCGggacactctctctctctctctgtctgccaaaaatttgaaagataaaaaggacTCCAGTCTGATTACCAAATGACCAAAATGCCCGGCCTACAcagttccttttcttttcttttctttttcctttttttgaagatttttccccatttttcaaaaatttcccAGTAAGCATCCAACAGCGGCGCCTGGAATTCTGCTCGCGTCAAGGAGGAAAGCCCGTTGCTTTCCATCGTTTTGACTGAGAAACGAGAGAGCGtgttcaaaatttgaatttctcTTTTGGTTTACTACCTCTAAAATGATATATTACTAATTTACctaaaagaaaagtttttaGGAGCTAGTTCGTGGTTTAAGTGGTCAATTGATTAAGGGAGTATTTTATTTCACTAaatgaatataatatatataaagttagaaaatgaaattacctcttttagaaaaatgtgattttcctttctctccacACTATAGACAAACTATTCTCATTCTCATGCCCTATCAATCCTCTCATTGCAAAAATAATGTCTCTACTCAATGAATCTCATTAACTATGGCCATTCAATCGACGAAACCAATTTACGTAAATTCTTCAACACATTTACCCCGCGAATGACATCAAAAAACCAcagaccaaaaaacaaaaaggattgCATCAACAAACCCACATGCATTTGGTGCAATTTTGAGCCAATTTAATGGGCGCAATCAAATGACGATCCATCttgatgacaaaaaaataacatcAATTAAACCCAACGAGAGTGAGCTCATTTTATATGTACAGTGGGATAAAATGAAATTTACATAATCTATTGATGAATATGATTTACGTACACATAATCTAGACGTTAACCGATGATGTCGGGCTCATCGAATTCACATCATTAGGGACTCCACCGACAATAGCTTTTGCATCGGCAACCACCCATTTTGCTAAATCGGCAGCGGACGACGTTCAAACTATCGCCATCTCAGGAAACAATCCCACCTATCTCTACCCCCTTCCCCCTCCCAAAAAGAACGTCGCCATCAGTAGTACTGCTGCAATCAAAAGGGAACACATCGCTCTCGTGGCGAGGGCAGTTTCGACAATCCGGGTGGCACGATCGGGGGAATAGTCAGACTATTCCCACTCCCTTGCCTTAAGCAATCAATCGAAGACCATTTAACGGTTTCTTTCGGAATTAAAGCAGTGGcggtgggggtggtggtgggggaGTCGTGAAGCCGAAGCAGCAAACCATTTCTGcgtacattctttttttttcttttttttgggggttttcTGTTGGGTAATTATTTGACGGAGATTATGAACCATTTATGTTGCTTTCGTGCGGGCGCTTTTACCGTCGTGCCCTCCGCCAACCGCACTGTCATCATGCCCCGTCACGTACTCCTGTCTACCCGCCCGGTACTGCTCAAGTAGTGTTTGGAGTTCGGAATCCACTTGTGGTCTCTaagattttaataatttcagtaATCGCGATAATAAAATTTCAGTTTATGCTAATCCATCGTGGTTGGCATAGTGGTTTGGAGCTAAGAGATGTGCGATTCAGAATTGGAGGTTGTATGTTTGGATTTCACTTAAAGATTAGTTTCGATTGATTTGTAGAGTTTGCGAGGCATTTCATGGGCCTATGGAAAATTAAACATTCGCACCCATGCCTCTTGGtttcatcaaagaaatttttttactttaaatcGTATAAATTACTTGATACACTaaaacatttcttcttcttcctcttcttttcttctcgtAATGAATGGCTTCGAGTGAAAATGGACTTAGGGTTCCTGAATTGCTAATGTGGGTCCATGTCATTGTCGCCT
The window above is part of the Eucalyptus grandis isolate ANBG69807.140 chromosome 6, ASM1654582v1, whole genome shotgun sequence genome. Proteins encoded here:
- the LOC104449412 gene encoding uncharacterized protein LOC104449412; translation: MKSEMPLDHAVFQLSPKRSRCELIVSSNGNSEKLASGLVKPFVAHLKVAEEQFARAAQSIKLETRKHNDGETWFTKGTLERFVRFVSTPEVLELVNTFDAEMSQLEAARRIYSMGSRDHNTDASGGDEAGIAAADATKKELLRAIDVRLAAVRQDLTTACTRASAAGFNPDSVSDLQLFADCFGANQLNEACSKFLSLCHRRPDLHPLWKSGAAERGIRSSCESDMSLDDPTEDQTAPSRPLLVHSNRHSIDQELCAAQTVGNQSDQSKASASQQTKASTAFPTRNDNSNEKDIEAKEKKDEESPPIQISQPGRRLSVQDRINLFESKQKENSNSGSGSKPSVGKSVELRRLSSDVSSAPAAVEKAVLRRWSGASDMSIDLSADKRENNGESPLCTPSSTSISQEKHTISSALSEDRNQKVLTDSTGSFNSDSKSDLVKFGDAGPKEHAEVQSTVCLSGKEDETDGGSTSLKDLTSSMTQTRPFTGRVQQIGVSSQEDAEEKVNSLAGGEGGGNMELADVEVQPMGSAYKKEGAGMKNQAASKNKTGGFLSRVGDVTSKSRSGSGIDDPVIKDPTQVKSHRRGFHGHSRSFSGQIEGGVGLKAREMQDKGIGGDRLTTQPKWRSLTGESEEAAMDLVAPVEVQTVAEESHIPKLKFQKPVTALSEQIRRSHSEHIKRTQGKRDEGGSSYVNSKLPFPSRKALESQETLTMTSSNPMEQVQRARQSKGNQELNDELKMKANELEKLFAEHKLRLPVDQSSSARRSKPTDSQIEPVALQHKKSAVQEIAPVKLPEKNLAIDLSGNSDKVADFHTPPSMKVLDNQGTDTLRKTFSDLSFSDDSRGKFYEKYMQKRDAKLREEWGSKRAEKEAKLKAMHDSLERSRAEMKAKFSGSAERRQSLSSTRQHTEKQRSFNMQSNVKEQQTDLVQSEEEEFEAYPDDGVSKSSQMKKPFSNRNLSSSTPRNSVAPGSRSSVRASNSISGRRRAPLENPLAQSVPNFSDFRKENTKPSSGISKAPSRSQVRSYARSKSNGEDLPLVKEEKTRRSESLRKSSAGPVEFKDMSASHGDVAILASLEFDQEQMDVPDKFSKSGNSKFFHGKGNGVGPGGGSSSARKASMKSENLMNDHDFDDSDFVDDDMVDMPKEEDDDEPDIVAVQDFANGNSRLSRDSDDSVKSGSENDDSLRSISHVDPASISEFAASVPSKFHPTGSLKDSPCESPVSWNSRVQNLFSYPHETSDIDASMDSPIGSPASWNSHTLGQAEVDAARMRKKWGSAQKPFLVANSSYTQSRKDMTKGFKRLLKFGRKNRGTDSLVDWISATTSEGDDDTEDGRDPANRSSEDLRKSRMGFSQGHPSDDSFNESELNEQVEALRSSIPAPPANFKLRDDHVSGSSLKAPRSFFSLSTFRSKGSDTKPR